In one window of Shewanella goraebulensis DNA:
- a CDS encoding DUF2798 domain-containing protein, producing MVHQALNPQSLNAQAINSPTFNSSEIVTLKPTNNKTPLIYKVLTVLGMMTLMGGTLTGVMTFLNLGYSDSFFSDWLSAFLLAAVTVMPAGFTMMALLTKLVEILMLNSGEKLKNTLIGISMALIMESGIALSTTYNNLGVTNSETFFTAWFNTLVTALPFALTIMVIVSLTIKPKVEAILKG from the coding sequence ATGGTTCATCAAGCATTAAATCCACAATCACTGAACGCACAAGCGATTAATTCACCCACGTTTAATTCAAGCGAGATAGTTACCTTGAAGCCAACAAATAATAAAACACCTCTGATTTATAAAGTGCTCACCGTCTTAGGCATGATGACATTAATGGGCGGCACATTAACAGGTGTGATGACATTTTTAAATCTTGGTTACAGCGATAGTTTTTTCTCTGACTGGTTAAGTGCATTTTTGCTGGCAGCAGTTACAGTGATGCCAGCGGGTTTTACCATGATGGCATTACTAACAAAGCTCGTAGAGATACTCATGCTCAATTCGGGAGAAAAACTAAAGAACACGCTTATAGGTATTAGCATGGCTTTGATTATGGAATCAGGTATCGCACTATCGACAACTTACAATAATCTTGGGGTTACAAATTCGGAAACGTTTTTTACCGCTTGGTTCAATACTCTAGTCACAGCGCTGCCTTTTGCGTTAACCATAATGGTTATCGTGTCATTGACCATAAAACCTAAAGTAGAAGCCATATTAAAAGGCTAA
- a CDS encoding DUF3861 domain-containing protein, protein MSTIIRKGHSYRITVEEINLPESQVGRTLGFEFQDREDLFNVVDKLQQGSGLETSLATRVAVSLRLLGPVMMENRKHPLFAEFMPHFKSFMQNLKSTVKSTMKK, encoded by the coding sequence ATGAGCACAATTATCCGTAAAGGTCACAGCTATCGTATTACTGTCGAAGAAATCAACTTACCAGAGTCACAGGTAGGTAGAACGTTAGGTTTTGAATTTCAAGATAGAGAAGACTTATTCAACGTTGTTGATAAATTACAACAAGGCAGTGGGTTAGAAACATCTTTAGCGACTAGAGTTGCAGTGTCATTGCGCCTATTAGGTCCTGTGATGATGGAAAACCGTAAGCACCCATTATTTGCTGAATTTATGCCACACTTTAAATCATTTATGCAGAACTTAAAAAGTACAGTTAAAAGCACAATGAAAAAATAG
- a CDS encoding SDR family oxidoreductase: MNIAITAASGQLGTAIVKALLAINPKENVIALARTPANARHLGVEVRPGDYNEPLQLEQSLQSIDVLLVVSGMDAPDKRIRQHRNVIEAAKKAGVRKIVYTSVQGAEENTAFSPVIQSNRQTEQDVRDSGLDWVIGRNGIYIEPDIEYIDSYKKLGFITNCANDGKCGYTTRSELGFAYACMLTNDKHNSQTYNLHGEALTQYQLADYMNQAFDTELTYKPMTVEEYQQDRIAELGDFIGTVIAGIYQGIQEGKANNPSHFVQAAGRAHISWDEYFTDFKSHNI; the protein is encoded by the coding sequence ATGAACATCGCTATTACCGCTGCAAGCGGACAACTAGGTACAGCAATTGTAAAAGCTCTGTTAGCCATTAACCCTAAAGAAAATGTTATCGCATTAGCACGAACGCCAGCTAATGCGCGACATCTAGGTGTGGAAGTTCGACCTGGCGATTACAACGAACCATTACAATTAGAGCAGTCACTGCAATCAATTGATGTACTGCTAGTCGTCTCTGGTATGGATGCACCTGATAAACGAATTCGTCAACATCGTAATGTCATTGAGGCGGCTAAAAAAGCCGGTGTGAGAAAAATAGTTTACACCAGTGTTCAAGGGGCAGAAGAAAATACCGCCTTCTCCCCTGTTATTCAAAGTAATCGTCAAACAGAGCAAGATGTTAGAGATAGTGGTTTAGATTGGGTCATTGGCCGTAATGGAATCTATATAGAGCCGGATATTGAATACATCGACAGTTATAAAAAATTAGGCTTTATTACTAATTGTGCTAATGATGGTAAATGCGGCTATACCACCAGAAGTGAGCTGGGCTTTGCCTATGCGTGCATGCTCACCAATGATAAGCATAACAGTCAAACTTATAACCTCCATGGGGAAGCACTCACTCAATATCAATTGGCTGACTATATGAATCAAGCCTTTGATACCGAATTGACTTATAAACCCATGACGGTTGAAGAATATCAGCAAGATAGAATTGCTGAACTAGGTGATTTTATCGGTACTGTGATTGCGGGAATTTATCAAGGGATCCAAGAAGGTAAAGCAAATAATCCAAGTCACTTTGTACAAGCTGCAGGCAGAGCACATATTAGCTGGGACGAGTACTTCACTGACTTTAAAAGTCATAATATATAA
- the focA gene encoding formate transporter FocA: MQKLTGEERQKSADSTTELTNKPSEPTTYEQAENFGLAKVAKSPWQSFILSIFAGAFIAIAFVFYVTVTTGSTSGWGMTRFIGGIAFSLGLILVVVCGAELFTSTVLTSIPWAQKQIKTATQLQCWARVYGGNLIGALIMVLLIMTSRMFELNGGQWGLNALNIAQHKIHHTWGQAFTLGILCNMLVCLAVWMTFATKDLLTKSLLMILPVAMFVSSGFEHSIANMFMVPLGVAIHSFAPESFYLALNINPQQYADLTLINFVFNNLIPVTLGNIVGGGVFVGLGFWLVEQGKLTIGSEGASNASLVTKAEQKD; this comes from the coding sequence ATGCAGAAATTAACCGGTGAAGAACGCCAAAAATCGGCAGATTCAACGACCGAGTTAACGAATAAGCCGTCAGAACCGACGACTTACGAACAAGCTGAAAATTTTGGTTTAGCTAAGGTGGCCAAAAGCCCTTGGCAATCTTTCATCTTATCGATATTTGCAGGTGCGTTTATTGCCATTGCATTTGTATTTTATGTCACGGTAACCACTGGCAGTACCAGCGGTTGGGGCATGACCCGCTTTATTGGTGGTATTGCATTTAGCCTTGGCCTCATTTTAGTGGTTGTATGTGGCGCTGAGTTATTTACCAGTACTGTACTTACTTCCATTCCTTGGGCACAAAAACAAATTAAAACTGCAACACAACTACAATGTTGGGCGCGAGTTTATGGCGGTAATTTAATTGGTGCATTAATAATGGTGCTACTGATAATGACGTCACGTATGTTCGAGTTAAATGGCGGACAATGGGGGCTTAATGCACTCAATATTGCGCAACATAAAATCCATCACACTTGGGGTCAAGCTTTCACTTTAGGTATTTTGTGTAACATGCTGGTTTGTCTTGCTGTGTGGATGACGTTTGCAACTAAAGATTTATTAACCAAATCTTTATTAATGATATTACCTGTAGCGATGTTTGTTAGTAGTGGCTTTGAGCATAGTATTGCCAATATGTTTATGGTGCCTTTGGGAGTTGCGATACATAGCTTTGCTCCTGAAAGTTTCTACCTTGCGTTAAACATTAACCCTCAGCAATATGCCGATTTAACCTTAATCAATTTTGTATTTAACAATCTCATTCCGGTGACATTAGGCAATATTGTTGGCGGCGGGGTGTTTGTTGGATTAGGTTTCTGGCTTGTTGAGCAAGGTAAATTAACGATTGGTTCTGAAGGTGCGAGCAATGCATCGTTAGTGACTAAAGCTGAGCAAAAAGATTGA
- the pflB gene encoding formate C-acetyltransferase: MTDKTELFANAWQGFEAGDWKTEVNVRDFIQKNYTPYEGDESFLAGATQATETLWEKVMVGIKQENSTHAPVDFDTKMVSTITSHDAGYINKDLETIVGLQTDAPLKRAMLPNGGIRMVEGSCKAYDRVLDEDVKYTYSELRKTHNQGVFDVYTPEIMACRKSGILTGLPDAYGRGRIIGDYRRIALYGVDYLMKDKFAQFSSLQAGFEAGEDLASTMQLREEIAEQHRSLGQMKKMAAKYGCDISLPATNAKEAIQWTYFGYLAAVKSQNGAAMSLGRTSSFLDIFIERDIANGVLTEEQAQEMVDHFVMKLRMVRFLRTPEYDELFSGDPIWATESVAGMGLDGRTLVTKNSFRFLHTLYNMGPSPEPNITVLWSNELPQGFKNFCAKVSIDTSSIQYENDDLMRPDFESDDYAIACCVSPMIVGKHMQFFGARANLAKTMLYAINGGVDEKLKIQVGPKADKITAEVLDFDDVMGRLDGLMDWLATQYVTALNSIHYMHDKYSYEAALMALHDRDVRRTMACGIAGLSIAADSLSAIKFGTVKPIRDEDGIAIDFDISGDYPKFGNNDPRVDDIACDLVERFMAKIRTKKMYRDAIPTQSILTITSNVVYGKKTGTTPDGRPAGAPFAPGANPMHGRDENGAIASLTSVAKLPFAHAQDGISYTFSIVPNALGKDETGRRANLASLMDGYFMSNANSEGGQHLNVNVMNREMLEDAIVNPEKYPQLTIRVSGYAVRFNALTPEQQQDVITRTFTKGL, from the coding sequence ATGACCGATAAAACAGAGTTATTTGCAAACGCTTGGCAAGGTTTTGAAGCTGGCGATTGGAAAACTGAAGTTAATGTTCGTGACTTCATCCAGAAAAACTACACACCTTATGAAGGTGACGAGTCTTTTCTAGCTGGTGCAACTCAAGCTACTGAAACACTTTGGGAAAAAGTGATGGTCGGTATTAAGCAAGAGAACAGCACTCACGCTCCTGTTGATTTCGACACAAAAATGGTTTCAACCATTACCTCTCATGATGCTGGCTATATCAACAAAGATTTAGAAACCATCGTTGGTTTACAAACTGATGCGCCACTTAAACGTGCAATGCTACCTAATGGTGGTATTCGTATGGTTGAAGGTTCTTGTAAAGCTTACGACCGTGTATTAGATGAAGACGTTAAATACACTTACTCTGAATTACGTAAAACCCATAACCAAGGCGTATTCGATGTTTATACTCCTGAAATCATGGCGTGCCGTAAGTCTGGTATTTTAACTGGTTTACCAGATGCATACGGCCGTGGTCGTATCATTGGTGATTACCGTCGTATCGCACTTTACGGTGTTGACTACTTGATGAAAGACAAGTTCGCTCAGTTCTCTTCACTTCAAGCTGGTTTTGAAGCAGGCGAAGATTTAGCAAGCACAATGCAACTACGTGAAGAAATTGCAGAGCAGCATCGTTCTTTAGGTCAAATGAAGAAAATGGCAGCTAAATACGGCTGTGATATTTCTCTACCAGCAACCAATGCTAAAGAAGCAATTCAGTGGACTTACTTCGGTTACCTTGCTGCAGTAAAAAGCCAAAACGGCGCAGCAATGTCATTAGGTCGTACTTCATCATTCCTTGATATTTTCATCGAACGTGATATCGCTAACGGCGTATTAACTGAAGAACAAGCACAAGAAATGGTTGACCATTTCGTGATGAAACTACGTATGGTGCGTTTCTTACGTACTCCAGAATACGATGAGTTATTCTCTGGCGACCCAATCTGGGCAACTGAATCTGTTGCAGGTATGGGTTTAGATGGCCGTACTTTAGTGACTAAGAACAGCTTCCGTTTCTTACACACTTTATACAACATGGGCCCTAGCCCTGAGCCAAACATCACTGTTCTATGGTCGAACGAATTACCACAGGGCTTTAAAAACTTCTGTGCCAAGGTATCTATCGATACTAGTTCTATCCAGTATGAAAACGATGACTTAATGCGTCCTGATTTCGAATCAGACGATTACGCAATCGCATGTTGTGTGAGCCCGATGATTGTGGGTAAACACATGCAGTTCTTCGGTGCTCGCGCTAACTTAGCAAAAACCATGCTTTACGCTATCAATGGCGGCGTGGATGAGAAACTGAAAATCCAAGTAGGCCCTAAAGCCGACAAGATTACTGCTGAAGTTTTAGATTTTGATGATGTAATGGGTCGTTTAGACGGCTTAATGGATTGGCTAGCGACACAATATGTGACAGCACTTAACTCAATTCATTACATGCACGACAAGTACTCTTATGAAGCTGCGTTGATGGCACTTCATGACCGTGACGTTCGTCGTACTATGGCATGTGGTATTGCTGGTCTTTCAATTGCTGCCGATTCATTATCAGCAATTAAATTCGGTACGGTTAAGCCTATCCGTGATGAAGACGGTATTGCAATCGACTTCGATATTTCAGGTGACTACCCTAAATTTGGTAACAATGACCCACGTGTAGATGACATCGCTTGTGACTTAGTTGAACGCTTCATGGCTAAGATCCGTACTAAGAAAATGTACCGTGATGCGATTCCAACACAGTCAATCTTGACCATTACATCAAACGTTGTATACGGCAAGAAAACAGGTACAACTCCAGACGGTCGTCCAGCTGGCGCGCCGTTTGCTCCAGGTGCTAACCCAATGCATGGTCGTGATGAAAATGGTGCGATTGCATCACTTACATCAGTAGCGAAACTGCCTTTTGCTCACGCACAAGACGGTATCTCTTACACTTTCTCTATCGTGCCAAACGCGTTAGGTAAAGATGAGACTGGTCGCCGCGCTAACCTTGCATCGCTAATGGACGGTTACTTCATGAGTAACGCTAATAGCGAAGGTGGTCAGCACTTAAACGTGAACGTGATGAACCGTGAAATGCTTGAAGATGCAATTGTGAACCCTGAAAAGTACCCACAATTAACCATCCGAGTATCAGGTTACGCTGTACGTTTCAATGCACTAACACCTGAACAGCAACAAGATGTAATTACTCGTACTTTCACTAAAGGCTTGTAA
- the pflA gene encoding pyruvate formate lyase 1-activating protein yields MTTGRIHSIESFGTVDGPGIRYVAFMQGCLMKCQYCHNRDTWDLDGGKEVTVDELMSQIIGYKPFLKSGGVTATGGEAILQAEFVAELFKACKENDLHTCLDTNGFVRKYSPVIDELLDNTDLVLLDIKQMDDAKHIDLTKVSNQRTLQFAEYLAKRNQKTWVRYVVVDGFTEDLASAKALADFIEPMKNVEKVELLPYHQLGTHKWEAFGETYSLIDTKPPSKETMEAIKAVFTERGIKADY; encoded by the coding sequence ATGACCACAGGTCGTATCCACTCTATTGAATCCTTTGGTACCGTTGACGGTCCTGGTATCCGCTATGTTGCGTTTATGCAGGGTTGCTTAATGAAATGTCAGTATTGCCATAACCGTGATACTTGGGATTTAGACGGCGGTAAAGAAGTCACTGTTGATGAGCTTATGAGCCAAATCATCGGTTACAAACCTTTCCTCAAATCGGGTGGTGTGACAGCAACAGGTGGAGAAGCCATTCTTCAAGCTGAGTTTGTCGCTGAGCTTTTCAAAGCTTGTAAAGAAAATGATTTACATACCTGCCTCGACACCAATGGTTTTGTCCGCAAATACTCACCTGTGATTGATGAGTTACTCGATAATACCGACTTAGTATTACTCGACATAAAACAAATGGATGATGCCAAGCACATCGATTTAACTAAGGTCAGTAATCAACGCACGCTTCAATTTGCCGAATACTTAGCAAAGCGTAATCAAAAAACTTGGGTCAGATATGTGGTTGTCGATGGTTTTACTGAAGATCTTGCTTCAGCTAAAGCATTAGCAGACTTTATTGAACCAATGAAGAATGTTGAAAAGGTAGAGTTACTACCTTATCACCAGTTAGGCACTCACAAGTGGGAAGCGTTCGGTGAAACATATTCGTTAATCGACACCAAACCACCAAGCAAAGAAACAATGGAAGCCATTAAAGCGGTATTCACTGAACGTGGCATAAAAGCAGATTATTAA
- the yfbV gene encoding terminus macrodomain insulation protein YfbV, with product MSVKVFKIIGDGRRYMKTWPMVRQLGFYFPEYRVVRATHLGIMFMPFFAILAAISQVYVNGWAFLPQAIAILLFFISLPIQGLLWLGLRAKHPLPITLFDWTNQLTTKMSSMGITCQPLGAKACYLDMALILKMAFERLDKSYWEQL from the coding sequence TTGAGCGTAAAAGTCTTCAAAATCATTGGCGATGGTCGACGTTATATGAAAACCTGGCCTATGGTTCGACAACTTGGGTTTTATTTCCCTGAATACCGTGTCGTTAGGGCAACCCATTTAGGCATTATGTTTATGCCATTTTTTGCTATCTTGGCTGCAATTAGCCAAGTGTATGTCAACGGCTGGGCATTTTTACCTCAAGCCATCGCCATACTATTGTTCTTTATCAGTTTGCCTATTCAAGGCCTGTTATGGCTGGGATTACGTGCTAAACACCCTTTGCCGATAACACTATTTGATTGGACTAACCAGCTCACTACTAAAATGAGTTCCATGGGCATAACCTGCCAACCTCTAGGGGCTAAAGCGTGTTATTTAGATATGGCACTTATTTTAAAAATGGCGTTCGAACGTTTGGATAAAAGTTACTGGGAACAGCTTTAG